Proteins encoded together in one Fibrobacter sp. UWH4 window:
- a CDS encoding diguanylate cyclase, whose product MPIGSFSGFSRSIVFKVLLVLIFSMTLVVTGSIFIFNNKQTDLMLDWSFNNNEAQLNQIANMASLEMKQFGERLTLLAKTSEIQSMDAMTAASYLKSFNISSLFISGEVITLYDKDYHFVCDNSVVGLSKDPAYPIDFSRITPHRPYITPWFRDSKDAPPKRLFGITISSRNGGDGSLVASFSLRRLWTNFPNYTIGKNGFLVATNGNGEILYHPDLKKWMTDVHKISELGLEDINPRNYKIDKAKFFKLNDDESYLLNINYNPTYDFALISFQPKCEIDELISSATQASIAILIVSILIILIIATRMFYILGVPMNKLILHIKQITQGNLDIQEIDVGTRCDEIGQLGKAFNIMHSTIKRQIGELNAHRDILEQEVRERTKDLEEANKKLDLISKTDELTGLPNRRDMNETIANEVGRVQRTHKPFCFIFIDIDHFKNINDTYGHACGDVILKSVAQTIRGLLRKYDVFARYGGEEFLTLLPETDLEGAAVVAERFRKQIEKMTVRYADFTIKITITLGVAKYDDRLGADRSIQMADKALYQGKESGRNRVIVWEPE is encoded by the coding sequence ATGCCTATCGGTTCCTTTTCTGGTTTTTCACGAAGCATCGTCTTTAAGGTCTTGCTTGTGCTGATATTCTCCATGACCCTTGTGGTCACGGGGAGTATCTTCATTTTCAATAATAAGCAAACCGACCTGATGCTGGACTGGAGCTTCAACAACAACGAAGCCCAGCTGAACCAGATTGCCAATATGGCAAGCCTCGAAATGAAACAGTTCGGCGAAAGACTGACCTTGCTTGCCAAGACTTCCGAAATCCAGAGCATGGACGCAATGACTGCCGCCAGCTACCTCAAGAGCTTCAATATTTCCTCGCTGTTCATTTCGGGCGAAGTCATTACTCTGTACGACAAGGACTATCATTTCGTATGCGACAATTCCGTAGTCGGTTTATCGAAGGATCCCGCATACCCCATTGATTTTTCGCGCATCACGCCGCACCGTCCCTACATCACCCCCTGGTTTAGGGATTCCAAGGACGCTCCGCCCAAACGACTATTCGGCATCACCATTTCGAGCCGCAACGGCGGTGACGGAAGCCTTGTTGCCAGTTTTTCACTCCGCAGACTCTGGACGAACTTTCCTAATTACACCATCGGCAAGAATGGCTTCCTAGTCGCTACCAACGGAAACGGAGAAATTCTCTACCACCCTGATTTGAAGAAATGGATGACCGACGTCCACAAGATTTCCGAATTGGGATTGGAAGACATCAACCCGCGCAATTACAAGATCGACAAGGCAAAGTTCTTCAAACTGAACGACGACGAATCGTACCTGTTGAACATCAACTACAATCCCACTTACGATTTCGCCCTCATATCATTCCAACCCAAGTGCGAAATTGACGAGCTGATTTCATCGGCAACACAGGCTAGCATCGCAATCCTGATTGTTTCAATTCTCATTATCCTGATTATCGCCACACGGATGTTCTACATCCTGGGCGTTCCGATGAACAAGCTTATCCTGCACATCAAGCAGATTACCCAGGGCAACCTGGACATCCAGGAAATCGATGTCGGAACTCGCTGCGACGAAATCGGACAGCTGGGCAAGGCATTCAACATAATGCACAGCACCATCAAGCGTCAGATTGGCGAACTGAATGCTCATAGGGATATCCTTGAACAGGAGGTCCGTGAACGCACCAAGGACCTGGAAGAAGCCAACAAGAAACTCGACCTGATTTCCAAGACTGACGAACTGACGGGACTTCCCAACCGTCGCGACATGAACGAGACGATTGCAAACGAAGTCGGACGCGTGCAACGCACCCACAAGCCTTTCTGCTTTATCTTTATCGACATTGACCACTTCAAGAACATCAACGACACCTACGGCCATGCCTGCGGTGACGTTATCCTGAAATCGGTCGCACAGACGATCCGCGGTCTGCTTCGCAAGTACGACGTTTTCGCCCGCTACGGTGGCGAAGAATTCCTGACCCTTCTCCCCGAGACGGATTTGGAAGGGGCGGCCGTCGTCGCCGAACGGTTCCGCAAGCAGATCGAAAAGATGACCGTCCGCTATGCCGACTTCACCATCAAGATCACGATTACGCTGGGTGTCGCCAAATACGACGACCGTCTTGGAGCCGACCGAAGCATCCAGATGGCAGACAAGGCGCTGTACCAAGGTAAGGAAAGCGGTCGAAATCGCGTCATCGTATGGGAACCGGAATGA
- a CDS encoding HAD family hydrolase → MLSKKSLVVFDLDGTLFNTLGDLAVAVNYALRHFGLPEHSEEQVRSFIGNGSMKLIERSMGEAALSENIARTGVTVEKVHKVYSDFYWEHCTERTRPVPGIVEFLNRSKVRVALLTNKPLRPTEKILEHFGLRNRFEFVLCGDTAPERKPSPAGLQKIIEMAHVSREDTVMVGDDQPDILAARDAGTDCVTLLCGFGKPVNLLSLEPDNVVLSYAELCQLLRRIV, encoded by the coding sequence ATGCTTTCTAAAAAATCCCTTGTTGTTTTTGATCTTGATGGTACTTTGTTCAATACTCTCGGCGACCTTGCCGTGGCGGTGAATTATGCGCTCCGCCATTTTGGCTTGCCGGAACATTCCGAGGAACAGGTCCGTAGCTTTATTGGGAACGGTTCCATGAAACTGATCGAACGGAGCATGGGGGAGGCCGCGCTCTCTGAAAATATCGCCCGCACGGGGGTGACTGTCGAAAAGGTTCACAAGGTTTATTCAGATTTCTATTGGGAGCATTGCACGGAACGCACTCGCCCCGTACCTGGAATTGTCGAGTTCCTTAACCGCAGTAAGGTCCGGGTGGCCTTGCTTACGAACAAGCCGCTCCGCCCGACTGAAAAGATTCTTGAGCATTTTGGGCTCCGTAACCGATTCGAATTCGTTCTTTGCGGCGACACGGCGCCCGAACGTAAGCCTAGTCCGGCAGGACTTCAAAAAATCATCGAAATGGCCCATGTCTCCCGTGAAGATACTGTCATGGTGGGGGATGACCAACCTGATATCTTGGCCGCCCGTGACGCGGGCACCGATTGCGTGACTCTCCTTTGCGGCTTCGGAAAACCGGTGAATCTTCTGTCGCTTGAACCTGACAATGTCGTTCTCAGCTATGCGGAATTATGCCAGCTTCTGCGTAGGATTGTCTAA
- a CDS encoding esterase: MKKSVWESLALACAFAVSANAFTVSGKVSDEQGKTVSGAAVKLLQKGLETTTDDKGEFTLHQDESADTDALPGASLGRVLPGYISVNNGILSFSQRSSEPVQVQIFDMMGNRLLKETLYGSGSLDLQACVKAQGAYYALVKIGSVQRNIRFTSQGNYGAAFGDKSASVANALKKTNDTDDLRVIADGFDTLTVKLANLDTNLVLTLTKPEPQYAYGWGLKNDPVPTRGCGKDTRLDYKYRGDKPYIEFKWSKGTRTVRLDIPKNYDKNKPYKLIFGMQCMGGWAGGVQDEGYYGLKPLDTENSAIFVAPEGNGNQAPWGQDDYLLFDELLAYFEGNFCIDSSRVFSTGFSYGSMFSNGLSWNHQDVLRAVAVYETAERNIWLPQRKQMGIGWMGVLGLQDNLCTPTMGRAARDIILELNSEGGKAKNERAQEYGGSGPHVCYDYTTVEERFPVRWCTQNGGHIWDHKDPGQQQSWVPKATWDFFNKF, encoded by the coding sequence ATGAAAAAAAGTGTTTGGGAATCATTGGCTCTCGCCTGCGCCTTTGCCGTTTCGGCGAACGCCTTTACGGTATCGGGCAAGGTGAGCGATGAACAAGGGAAAACGGTAAGTGGCGCAGCGGTAAAGTTACTGCAGAAAGGGCTAGAAACTACCACCGACGATAAAGGTGAATTTACTTTGCATCAGGATGAATCTGCCGATACGGATGCTCTTCCTGGAGCCAGTTTGGGACGTGTGTTGCCCGGTTACATTAGCGTGAATAACGGTATCCTTTCGTTTTCTCAGCGTTCAAGCGAACCCGTTCAGGTGCAAATTTTTGACATGATGGGTAACCGCCTTTTGAAGGAAACGCTTTATGGTTCGGGGAGTCTCGATTTGCAGGCCTGTGTCAAGGCTCAGGGGGCTTACTATGCTCTTGTCAAAATCGGGAGTGTCCAGCGCAATATCCGTTTTACCTCGCAAGGAAACTACGGAGCCGCTTTTGGTGACAAGTCGGCAAGTGTTGCAAATGCCCTTAAAAAGACAAATGATACTGACGATCTCCGCGTGATTGCCGATGGCTTTGATACGTTGACTGTAAAACTTGCGAATCTCGACACGAACCTGGTGCTAACGCTTACGAAACCTGAGCCGCAGTATGCCTACGGATGGGGCCTCAAGAACGACCCTGTACCTACGCGTGGTTGCGGCAAGGACACAAGGCTTGATTACAAGTATCGCGGCGACAAGCCGTATATCGAATTCAAGTGGAGCAAGGGTACGCGCACGGTGCGTCTTGACATTCCGAAGAACTACGACAAAAATAAACCGTACAAACTCATTTTCGGCATGCAGTGCATGGGCGGCTGGGCCGGTGGCGTGCAAGATGAAGGTTACTATGGCCTGAAACCGCTCGATACCGAAAATTCCGCCATCTTCGTTGCTCCGGAAGGCAATGGTAACCAGGCCCCGTGGGGTCAGGACGACTACTTGCTTTTTGATGAACTCCTTGCATACTTCGAAGGCAATTTCTGCATCGACTCTTCTCGCGTGTTCTCAACGGGCTTTAGTTACGGTTCCATGTTCAGTAATGGTCTCTCCTGGAACCATCAGGATGTGCTCCGCGCCGTGGCTGTATACGAAACTGCCGAACGCAATATCTGGCTCCCGCAGCGCAAGCAGATGGGTATCGGCTGGATGGGCGTGCTCGGCTTGCAAGACAACCTTTGCACGCCGACAATGGGGCGCGCCGCTCGCGATATTATTTTGGAGCTCAATTCCGAAGGTGGCAAGGCCAAGAATGAACGTGCCCAGGAATATGGCGGCAGCGGTCCGCACGTGTGCTACGACTATACCACGGTTGAAGAACGTTTCCCGGTTCGCTGGTGCACGCAGAACGGCGGGCATATCTGGGACCATAAGGATCCGGGCCAGCAGCAGTCCTGGGTTCCGAAGGCCACTTGGGATTTCTTCAACAAGTTCTAA
- a CDS encoding beta-galactosidase, with protein MRQDSKFSVVFACFACAGLIACGDDASSSALENTESSAIEESSSSDSVPSSSVTLSSSSIEVSSSSVNGDSGFPEQGPGQALAGMTSSNSGDSGSATFSDTTKITYALKPFDGPLSNPHKGFTVPTGGAWTFVPEFEYGPYGSLNNRAWDLVSYGSGYQQWNKLNPAKGVYDWTELEKLLNALAEHNMGYALRVFPYSPSFIMDNDTPEENYDWTPKFVYNELGAKKITATYKGNGSKAVVPVWDDPNYLQAAKDFATALAQKYDGDPRIEYIDIRSFGEWGEWHVSNLDGSQMPSEKIQKEMLDHYASVFKKTQLVLPSNGFGDVYTHALDLGITKRDDGFIGIPGRPDTLLRAYNANLPTIAENIAGYRTMLANDDLIPGGTQKWTAERWVDAITTAHLTYYVLDQDNDCGYYFYKDNKALADSMSKVIGYNFTVTRAELTTVAGGAETTGEFADTAAGNVATNTLNITVKNTGVAPSFFDVYLVAEFVDSTGAAIAQLGKTIRIPKGTFKDGASLQFSFGGAVPADETNLATQPGVSVALSLYESEGAFKNGKNPTVRFDNDGLQENNKLLLHK; from the coding sequence ATGCGTCAAGATTCAAAATTTTCAGTGGTGTTTGCCTGCTTCGCATGTGCAGGCCTTATCGCCTGTGGCGACGACGCGAGCAGTTCTGCTCTGGAGAATACTGAAAGCAGCGCGATTGAGGAATCGAGTTCTTCGGATTCCGTACCGTCCTCGTCTGTAACGCTGTCGAGTTCGTCTATAGAGGTCTCATCAAGCAGTGTAAATGGTGATTCCGGCTTCCCGGAACAAGGTCCGGGACAGGCTCTGGCCGGAATGACATCCTCTAACAGCGGTGACTCCGGTTCTGCGACATTCTCGGATACCACAAAAATCACCTATGCGCTCAAGCCTTTCGACGGGCCGCTTTCCAACCCGCACAAGGGCTTCACGGTGCCGACCGGTGGCGCGTGGACTTTTGTCCCGGAATTTGAATATGGCCCTTACGGTTCCCTGAACAACAGGGCGTGGGACCTGGTTTCGTACGGTTCCGGTTACCAGCAGTGGAACAAGCTAAATCCGGCTAAGGGCGTTTACGACTGGACGGAACTAGAAAAGCTGCTGAACGCACTTGCCGAGCACAACATGGGTTATGCCCTGCGCGTGTTCCCGTATTCGCCCAGCTTTATCATGGACAACGATACACCCGAAGAAAACTACGACTGGACCCCGAAATTCGTTTACAATGAATTGGGTGCAAAAAAGATTACGGCGACCTACAAGGGGAACGGTTCCAAAGCGGTTGTCCCTGTGTGGGACGATCCGAACTATTTGCAGGCCGCAAAAGATTTTGCAACGGCCCTTGCGCAAAAGTACGACGGCGACCCCCGCATAGAATATATCGATATCCGCTCCTTCGGAGAATGGGGCGAATGGCATGTCTCGAATCTGGACGGAAGCCAGATGCCCTCGGAAAAGATCCAGAAAGAAATGCTGGACCATTACGCCTCCGTGTTCAAGAAGACCCAGCTGGTGCTGCCCTCCAACGGTTTTGGCGATGTCTATACGCATGCGCTAGACCTCGGCATTACCAAGCGCGACGATGGGTTCATCGGCATTCCCGGCAGGCCCGATACCTTGCTGCGGGCGTACAATGCGAACCTCCCGACCATCGCCGAAAACATCGCCGGTTACAGGACGATGCTGGCCAATGACGATCTGATTCCCGGAGGCACCCAGAAGTGGACTGCTGAACGCTGGGTGGATGCGATTACCACAGCGCACCTGACCTACTACGTGTTGGACCAGGACAACGACTGCGGTTACTATTTCTACAAGGATAACAAGGCGCTGGCCGATTCCATGAGCAAGGTCATCGGGTACAACTTTACCGTGACGCGGGCGGAACTCACGACCGTCGCCGGCGGCGCCGAAACCACAGGGGAATTCGCCGACACCGCTGCTGGCAATGTTGCGACGAACACCTTGAACATCACCGTAAAGAACACCGGCGTGGCGCCCAGCTTCTTCGATGTGTATTTGGTGGCAGAATTCGTGGACAGTACGGGCGCGGCCATCGCGCAGTTGGGCAAAACCATCCGCATTCCCAAGGGTACGTTCAAGGATGGCGCTTCGCTGCAGTTCTCGTTCGGCGGCGCGGTTCCGGCAGACGAGACAAATCTCGCGACGCAGCCAGGCGTTTCAGTAGCTCTTTCCCTCTACGAAAGCGAAGGAGCCTTCAAGAACGGCAAGAATCCCACCGTCCGCTTCGACAACGACGGCCTCCAAGAAAATAATAAGCTACTACTGCATAAATAA
- a CDS encoding TonB family protein: MMAKPFSKYLGKFVLMAAAVLWAGCSDSEKDDDTTKQGDSVLIQLQNVKKRVDEKPEVKDTSILNEASATLYGCNGDCRGNSFFLVKKPGNSLKLPSKNRGAVKQLNKKEITVAKGSALGRDSVFAGLEKRTQSLRHVYNKYLKQNPELFFEGTIILKIKLLADGSVKECQVVLSTTNNKEFEKHVRMAVSRWKFSKVESGETIATFPITFQENTVEIKSSQPE; the protein is encoded by the coding sequence ATGATGGCGAAACCCTTCAGCAAATACCTTGGGAAGTTTGTTCTGATGGCCGCAGCGGTGCTGTGGGCCGGTTGCAGCGATTCCGAAAAGGATGACGATACCACCAAGCAAGGTGATTCTGTACTTATTCAATTGCAGAATGTGAAAAAAAGAGTTGATGAGAAGCCTGAAGTAAAAGATACAAGTATTTTGAATGAAGCTAGTGCAACGCTTTATGGTTGTAATGGCGATTGCAGAGGTAACTCATTTTTCTTGGTGAAAAAGCCGGGGAATTCTTTAAAGCTCCCTTCAAAAAATAGGGGGGCGGTTAAACAACTGAATAAGAAAGAAATAACCGTTGCCAAAGGCAGTGCTCTTGGAAGAGATTCTGTTTTTGCAGGTTTGGAAAAACGAACACAGTCCTTACGTCATGTTTATAATAAATATTTAAAGCAAAATCCAGAACTTTTTTTTGAAGGAACAATTATTCTAAAGATAAAACTGTTGGCGGATGGTTCTGTTAAAGAATGCCAGGTTGTTTTGTCGACTACAAATAACAAAGAATTTGAAAAACATGTCAGAATGGCTGTAAGCCGTTGGAAGTTTTCGAAAGTGGAGTCGGGAGAAACTATTGCGACTTTCCCAATTACTTTTCAAGAAAACACGGTTGAAATAAAGTCCTCTCAGCCTGAATAG
- a CDS encoding type II toxin-antitoxin system RelE/ParE family toxin, with translation MKVEFRDKDLELCAMDEAYAIRRMGKKRAKCYRNRIFSLHLAKNFAALPSLPGHFHELVGNRKGQWACDLDQPYRLIICGAEPNKAIVWAEVTEAEVVEIVDYHK, from the coding sequence TTGAAAGTTGAGTTTAGAGATAAGGATTTGGAACTTTGTGCAATGGATGAGGCTTATGCAATACGGCGAATGGGCAAAAAACGGGCAAAATGCTACAGAAATCGAATCTTCTCCTTGCACTTAGCTAAAAATTTTGCCGCTCTGCCTTCGCTTCCGGGACATTTCCATGAACTCGTAGGCAACCGAAAGGGACAATGGGCATGCGACCTTGATCAGCCATACCGATTGATTATTTGTGGCGCAGAACCGAACAAGGCTATTGTTTGGGCTGAAGTTACCGAGGCCGAAGTCGTAGAAATTGTAGATTATCATAAATAG
- a CDS encoding HigA family addiction module antitoxin — protein sequence MAEEKELILWGATSPGEILEEKLQEMNVDVNDFAARIGYTPKTVNELLKAKCRVTAEMAYSLEFGTGIPQYFWLEAQKQYERDLWREKIKRSLKKSVVWRKFFPIGELNPRTWIKDFNNKEDGVSPILRFFGVASPKAWENYYYKNRLKVAFRISLAETEDPYAASVWMRRGEILADEIKMEKQNDKKVRSAIKKAMPQFVELAKNDVAAWEDLRRKKALPKPKVGEDFIDDGMHKLQELGAKLGIKVLYAQNFKSAPIHGMARWYKDIPVIQLHDRFKDRNAFWFTFFHELGHIVLHGKKDIFIKNVYYGNKNQQKDDEANAFAQKYMAQAGLEV from the coding sequence ATGGCAGAAGAAAAAGAACTCATTTTGTGGGGGGCAACGTCCCCTGGAGAAATTCTTGAAGAAAAACTTCAAGAAATGAATGTGGATGTTAACGATTTCGCCGCCCGAATCGGCTACACACCCAAGACGGTGAACGAATTGCTCAAAGCCAAGTGCAGGGTGACGGCAGAAATGGCCTACAGCCTTGAATTTGGAACGGGAATTCCGCAGTATTTTTGGTTAGAAGCACAAAAGCAGTACGAACGGGATCTCTGGCGTGAAAAAATCAAGAGATCCCTCAAGAAAAGTGTTGTTTGGCGCAAGTTCTTCCCTATCGGTGAACTCAATCCGCGCACATGGATCAAGGACTTCAACAACAAGGAAGACGGTGTGTCGCCCATTCTCAGGTTCTTCGGGGTGGCAAGCCCCAAGGCGTGGGAAAATTACTATTACAAGAACCGCCTGAAGGTCGCCTTCCGCATTTCGCTGGCCGAAACCGAAGACCCGTATGCGGCCTCCGTGTGGATGCGCCGCGGCGAAATCCTCGCCGACGAAATCAAGATGGAAAAGCAGAACGACAAGAAGGTGCGTTCCGCCATCAAGAAGGCAATGCCGCAATTTGTGGAACTGGCCAAAAACGACGTTGCCGCGTGGGAAGATTTACGCCGCAAGAAGGCCCTGCCCAAGCCGAAGGTAGGCGAAGATTTCATTGACGACGGCATGCACAAGTTGCAGGAACTGGGTGCAAAACTCGGTATCAAGGTGCTCTACGCGCAGAACTTCAAGTCGGCACCGATTCATGGCATGGCCCGCTGGTACAAGGACATCCCCGTCATCCAGTTGCACGACCGTTTCAAGGACCGCAATGCGTTCTGGTTCACGTTCTTCCACGAGCTCGGCCACATCGTACTCCACGGCAAGAAGGACATCTTCATCAAGAACGTCTATTACGGCAACAAGAACCAGCAAAAAGACGACGAGGCAAACGCATTCGCGCAAAAATACATGGCGCAGGCAGGGCTAGAAGTCTAG
- a CDS encoding restriction endonuclease, protein MPAILRAANPWTQKSIDYAANRPYLDDLYTVYPVVHENVRRIDERIMYRVEMYFNERDNFNLIASLLDLDLFPVKDSYIPFLRKSKDAIRRNPQIINRICGDLYEMGFRELYKRCTEPKEANRQMGPMFRNWLNSGALGIRPVPESVFVRSTGNAILDGSDSSMMDFARRNFGYNREKGLDFIARYNGRYVIGEAKFISDFGGHQNDQFVDAIATIESPLRNNDVVKIGIIDGVPYIRNNGKLFLNLIRTEYNIMSALVLRDFLESL, encoded by the coding sequence ATGCCCGCCATTTTACGAGCAGCCAATCCATGGACACAAAAAAGCATCGACTACGCAGCAAACCGCCCCTATCTAGATGATTTGTACACAGTCTATCCTGTGGTACACGAAAATGTACGCAGAATAGATGAAAGAATCATGTATCGCGTTGAAATGTACTTTAACGAGAGAGATAATTTCAATCTAATAGCCTCTCTGTTGGATTTAGACCTGTTTCCTGTAAAAGACAGTTATATTCCCTTCTTACGAAAATCAAAAGACGCCATTAGAAGAAATCCGCAAATAATCAACCGCATCTGCGGGGATCTCTATGAAATGGGATTCAGGGAGCTCTATAAAAGATGCACCGAACCCAAAGAAGCCAATCGCCAAATGGGTCCCATGTTTCGCAATTGGCTTAATTCTGGGGCTTTAGGAATTAGACCTGTTCCTGAATCAGTTTTTGTTCGTAGTACAGGAAATGCAATTCTTGATGGATCCGACAGCTCAATGATGGATTTTGCTAGACGGAATTTCGGATACAACCGAGAAAAGGGGCTTGATTTCATAGCTCGATATAACGGCCGTTATGTTATTGGCGAAGCAAAATTCATTTCTGATTTTGGTGGTCATCAAAATGACCAGTTTGTGGATGCTATTGCGACAATTGAATCTCCCCTTAGAAATAACGATGTCGTAAAAATCGGCATAATTGATGGTGTTCCATATATACGGAATAACGGGAAACTTTTCCTTAATTTGATCAGGACAGAATACAACATCATGTCGGCTCTTGTACTTCGTGATTTCCTGGAGTCGCTATGA
- a CDS encoding site-specific DNA-methyltransferase, with product MKNTLIKGDNIDSLVYIRDKMKLRESIDLVYIDPPFATGGEFKTDSNGRVATISSSSSGKIAYSDKLTGSAFIEFLRERIQIIYDLLSPQGSFYLHIDYKIGHYVKCMLDEIFGIENFRNDITRIKCNPKNFSRIGYGNIKDMILFYTKGKKPIWHEPRIPMSEEEIAKLYTKVDKNGRRYTTVPIHAPGETKDGKSSQKFKGILPPPGRHWRCSVEELEQLDKDGLIEWSASGNPRKINYADEHLTKKLQDIWTFKDSPNPIYPTEKNHEMLQTIIKASSNEDSIVMDCFAGSGGTLVEASRLGRKWIGVDKSDIAIETIKKNLENNGFFANESMYKYIEI from the coding sequence ATGAAAAACACTCTCATAAAAGGCGACAACATAGATTCACTGGTGTATATCCGTGATAAGATGAAATTACGCGAATCTATTGATTTGGTCTATATTGATCCTCCTTTTGCAACGGGAGGTGAATTTAAAACAGATTCTAATGGACGTGTAGCTACAATTAGTAGTTCGTCATCCGGTAAAATAGCGTATTCTGATAAATTAACTGGTTCGGCTTTTATTGAATTTTTACGCGAGCGGATTCAAATCATATACGATCTTCTTTCTCCGCAAGGTTCATTCTATTTACACATAGACTATAAAATTGGTCATTATGTAAAGTGTATGCTTGATGAAATTTTTGGAATTGAAAATTTCAGAAACGACATCACAAGAATAAAATGCAATCCAAAAAATTTTTCAAGGATTGGCTATGGCAACATTAAGGATATGATTTTATTCTATACAAAAGGAAAGAAACCTATCTGGCATGAGCCAAGAATTCCTATGTCAGAAGAGGAAATTGCAAAGTTATATACAAAAGTTGACAAAAACGGAAGACGCTATACAACTGTTCCAATCCACGCTCCTGGCGAAACAAAAGATGGAAAATCTTCGCAAAAATTCAAAGGGATTTTACCCCCTCCAGGAAGGCATTGGAGATGTAGTGTGGAAGAACTAGAACAATTAGATAAAGATGGTTTAATTGAATGGTCTGCATCGGGAAATCCGCGTAAAATCAACTATGCCGATGAACATCTGACCAAGAAGTTGCAAGATATTTGGACTTTCAAGGATTCTCCTAATCCTATTTATCCGACAGAGAAAAATCACGAAATGTTGCAAACAATTATTAAGGCGTCCTCCAATGAGGATTCCATCGTGATGGATTGCTTTGCCGGCTCGGGAGGCACTTTAGTTGAAGCAAGCAGGTTGGGCCGCAAATGGATTGGCGTTGATAAATCAGATATAGCAATTGAAACCATCAAAAAGAATCTTGAAAATAACGGTTTCTTTGCTAATGAATCAATGTATAAATATATTGAAATTTAG
- the miaB gene encoding tRNA (N6-isopentenyl adenosine(37)-C2)-methylthiotransferase MiaB, which translates to MKKYHLATYGCQMNEYDSAMIAQELDMCGCVETSNQEDADFIIVNTCSVREKAEETAIANISKLKYLNKKNPDVKVVVCGCMAKNRGPELLKRLPNVSYIVGPDQYKKIPELLLGDAKSPLHQTHHKMFIDEDLSENYLGEYAKLQNDFTTFVAIQRGCNKRCSYCIVPYLRGSEKYRDMEDVLAEVRKAADKGITEVTLLGQTVNAYKTEGGNFADLLTKVSEIGGIRRIRFTSPHPRHYTNELIDVLLNNPKVCHYAHIPIQSGSDAMLKKMRRQHNMEQYLSIIEQLRSKDPFYGISTDVICGFVGETEEDFEQTLKAFEQCQFDSAFMFIYSPRKGTESYKEAETLTEAEKNERHTRLVELQNAITLKRNQMMLGRTEELLVEKNSARDETELRGRTDNFKKVVFKPEVGQIVKPGDYVKVKLDDIRGWTIRGTLV; encoded by the coding sequence ATGAAAAAATACCACTTGGCCACATACGGCTGCCAGATGAACGAGTATGACTCGGCGATGATTGCCCAGGAGCTCGACATGTGCGGTTGCGTCGAGACGAGCAACCAGGAAGATGCCGACTTCATCATCGTGAACACCTGCAGCGTGCGCGAAAAGGCCGAGGAAACCGCCATCGCAAACATCAGCAAGCTCAAGTACCTGAACAAGAAGAACCCCGACGTGAAGGTGGTCGTTTGCGGCTGCATGGCGAAGAACCGCGGGCCGGAACTTTTGAAGCGCCTGCCTAACGTGAGCTACATTGTGGGGCCGGACCAGTACAAGAAAATTCCGGAGTTGCTGCTGGGCGATGCCAAAAGTCCGTTGCACCAGACGCACCACAAGATGTTCATCGACGAGGATCTGAGCGAGAACTACCTGGGCGAATACGCGAAACTCCAGAACGACTTCACCACCTTCGTCGCCATCCAGCGCGGTTGCAACAAGCGTTGCAGTTACTGTATTGTGCCGTATCTTCGCGGGTCGGAAAAGTACCGCGACATGGAAGATGTTCTTGCCGAAGTGCGCAAGGCGGCCGACAAGGGCATTACCGAGGTGACGCTGCTGGGCCAGACTGTGAACGCCTACAAGACGGAAGGCGGCAATTTTGCCGACCTGCTCACGAAGGTTTCTGAAATCGGGGGCATCCGCCGCATCCGCTTTACGAGCCCGCACCCGAGGCATTACACCAACGAGCTCATCGACGTGCTGCTGAACAACCCGAAAGTCTGCCATTACGCGCACATCCCCATCCAGAGCGGCTCCGACGCCATGCTCAAGAAGATGCGACGCCAGCACAACATGGAGCAGTACCTTTCGATTATCGAACAGCTGCGAAGCAAGGACCCGTTCTACGGGATTTCGACGGACGTGATTTGCGGATTCGTGGGCGAAACGGAAGAGGACTTCGAGCAGACGCTCAAGGCATTTGAACAGTGCCAGTTCGACAGCGCCTTCATGTTCATCTACAGCCCGCGCAAGGGCACGGAATCGTACAAGGAAGCGGAGACGCTCACCGAGGCTGAAAAGAACGAGCGTCACACGCGTCTGGTGGAACTGCAGAACGCCATCACGCTCAAGAGGAACCAGATGATGCTCGGCCGCACCGAGGAACTCCTGGTAGAAAAGAATTCTGCTCGCGACGAAACGGAACTGCGTGGCCGCACCGACAACTTCAAGAAGGTGGTGTTCAAGCCCGAAGTTGGCCAGATTGTGAAGCCCGGCGACTACGTGAAGGTGAAGCTGGACGACATTCGCGGATGGACGATACGAGGAACGCTGGTGTAA